The Gossypium hirsutum isolate 1008001.06 chromosome A13, Gossypium_hirsutum_v2.1, whole genome shotgun sequence nucleotide sequence AGAAAAGGACACCAAGATCTTTCTTTGTTTCAGTCGTACCTTAGCAGATAGCCCTCTATTTGCATGTTTTCCAAGATCAATCTGCACTAACATGTTGGCCTGTGACAAATCCAAACCCAAGCATTGAAGTGCTTGTGCCAGAGCGCTCAATAAGCTGGTCAACATCAAAATCCATAAACATATTATCAGCTTATATTCAGTACCCTAAACCTAAATGGAATTTTGTTTAAGTTAGAAAAGTATTAGATAAGGtcttaaatatataaaatgcagTAGTGAAAGAAGATATACCCACCCTTGAGAGTAGACACTAGAGATGCTAATTGTTCCTCCTTCAATAGTCAGATCCTCCTGTTGATTGATCGGTATATCATTGCCAACAAGACACTCAGTCGATTGAGTCTCAGAGACTGGTCTCTGAAGGGGATGCACAAGCACATTCTCACCTTGGATGGGCAGATGGGTTCCGCTGTTCGCCAACTCAGTTTGGCAATCCATAGTTTTGGATGTAACATATCTTATTGGATCAGTTTCTACAGCATTCGGCAGACTTGTGATCACCGTGGGGTTAATATTGGTGTTATTCTCATCAAGCTTCCGAGCAAATGTTGCCCCTGGGCCAGAACCCTTTTTAATAGCTTGTGGGTGACCAACGAGACTCTGAACATGCCAGTGACTATTTCTCTATTACCGCAAGGAAAAAGTCAGTCATTATTCAGAGTTTTAATACCTCCAATAGGAAGGCACCATATCCAGAGGCTTTGTTCAAGAGAAACTACATTATTAATACAAGAAATTAACACCTCGAAAGTAAGCAATATAAAGCACCGAAACACAGCGGCAATTATGAGCAGATAGATTTAcgcattaaattattgaaataattaatataaaataaaaaatccagTAATATACAACAAATAAATCGAGTATGTTATCTCATTACTGCAACAAAAAGTTGCAGCAATAATTAAAACATTGGTTAAGAAATTTGTTGCTTCTGAAACTGAATTTCCCATCGGAAGTTAAAAGAAAGGTATAGGTACCTAATAGCTTAATGAAAAGGTTAAACACAAATAATACGAAAATGTCTAATGTAGATACCTAATAGCCTAATGAAACTACAAATTAACCACTCcaaccaaaaacaaaaacatacTATTTAAACCTCAAGATAGAAAACGTACTATTCAAACATACCCATGGCATTAGTTTAGCCGGCTCAGAACTCCATCCCTGGTATGAATCCTCATATTTTTGCACCTTCTCCTGTAAATATTGAACATACTCTATCACCTACAaaagaacattattcgagtccaTAAAAAATTTATGCGGAATTTTCTCAAAAGGTAAACAACTAGATAAAATAACATAGTATGGCATTTTCTTATTTCCACATTCATGACATACCTCTAGCAAGAACGAAGCCGTATCTCTCTTTTGATCAGTGTTTGGTATTAAATCTCTCAATCTTTGAAATCTAAAAGCATCAGAGAACTATTATTGTTCACAAAATTTAAGCAAGCATCTTAAATTCACAACCTCTGTTGAATCCATAGAACATCAATAGTAATTCCATAGCATTTAACTCAGTGCTAGCAAAGGACCAATAACAGCTTAATTTAAGGAGCCATTTAAGGTTAAACACTTTATAAACTAAACCATTCTTTTAAACTGATTCATATGCACCTCCAGTTCCTAATGCAATCGAATAGCTTAACACATCAATAAATGCAGTCACGTAGCTAGACAATCTACTTCCTTTTCAATCATCAATATTCCCACAACCTACCCCAACCCCTAAGCTAAAAAAGTTCAAAACTTTCTAAGCCTCAACCTACCCCAACCCATTATAATCAATGGTTTATGCAATTACCAGAAATTTAACTTGATAAACATACAGAACTACTAAGAAAAGAGAAGCAGATACCTTTCATTAATCTTACTCCTCCGCCTCTGCTCCGTGACAGAGTGTTTTGAACGTATAGCGTTAGCCTTATCATTGTTTTTCCCATCTGCTTCCACACCCCCATAATGTATATAAAACAAACCCGGAACAggaacccaaaaaaaaaacccagaattCCAAATACAACAAAAGTAAAAGAAGAATACCCTTTTCAAGAAACAATCATGTAGAAATATACAATGAAAGAAGAAAGGGGAAAAGGGAGATCTGGGCATGAAGAGTGGGATCCAATCTAATAATATACCTTTGTTGGTGGTGCTATTGTTGTTGGGGTTGAAAGAcatattttgatttgaagaaaAGCCTCCTTTTTTGGAACCAAATTCTTCTTCGTCGTACTCTTCCTCCTCTTGACTTCCCTTTCCCGTTCTCATTTCTTTTTCCTCCTCCAGATATGACaaagaatatatatacacactataAAGAAGGTAAAGATAGTGAAAAGAAAGAAGACAAATTGCTGGAATTAATAGATAAAAGGAAGGGAAAAAAGTGAAGGAATTTGGAAAGAAAATGAGATTGGAAGAACAAAATTATGGAACTCCTTTGTTGGTTGGTTCACAGCGACGAGAGCGGTGTGTGTGCTTAAACTAGTTTCTTTCTCGCCCTCAAATCACGTACTAAatacttataatttatataattaattaataaaaataagtaaactGCCTCTTAACTCTAGTTAAAATTATGTTTCAACCATCCAACACTTGTCACTAACATTACCAGATTAATACAAACGATCacctatttgtttattttattagagTATTATGAGTATGATGTTGCACATTAATTTTGCCACCTAATTTTCACTTGGATTACCACGTAGCAGTCACCATACCTTCTCTctctttattaaattattttttttgggtaATGTTATATTTGGTATATTCATTTTCATAAAATGTTCAATGCAATACATTTACTTTGAAAATGTTGCTTGGTTAGTTTTTGGTACCTTAGAAAATTAAGTCAATTAAAAGTTTCAGCTTTTTAGATCCCTAATCCAAAGACTAATCAACGATATGGATGTCAACCAACCGCTTTTGTTTGTTGAATTGTTAattgcttaatttttattattttacaatttggtatttttttagTGTTATGTAACCAATTATATGATTTAACATCGATTATGAATTGCCTTAATATAGCACTTAGCGAGTAGTTAACTAGACTTCTTAGTTGCATACTTGTTGCTTAGGAATCACTTTTTTGTTGCTCTCTTAGGCTTGATCCTTAGAATACTCGAGTGTTTTATTGtaatactataaatattacaattcaaCCTGTTACACTTGCAATATACCACTAAATTATTATTCGTATTTTTGTTTATTCATAGCCCCAGTGCACGCATGCCAAGGTGCAATCATGAAACAAGAGTTGCAATGTCGAGGGATCAAGGAACTTACTAAAGCCATGACTATATTGGAGTCCTTAATTGAGCTTGTTCTGAGAAAAAATAAATTCGAGTCTTCCTATCCAAGGGAGAAGGGCAATGGTGGGGAAGACCATGATGAAGAATAGATTAAAAACAACAATAGTGGGAAGGGCAATGGTGGGGAAGACCATGATGAAGAATAGATTAAAAACAACAATAGTGGAAATGGTGGTAATAAGAAGCCAAATAATGCGAAGTGGAAGCTCTACAACAAACTGAAGGAACCAGTGAAATGCTTTCTTTGTAACGATTCGCATATGGAAAAGGATTGTCTAAAAGGATTCATGTTTTCTGCCATTAAAAGGGATGATGAGCctaaaaaaacaccattgaagcttgGTTAAATCTTGAGTTTTGCTGAAGCCAAGAAGGTCAGAGAGAATGAAAAGAAGCCAGTGAAATGCTTCTTATATTATGGTTTGCATAGGATGCGAGACTGTCTAAAGCGACCCAAGAGATCTACGATTAGTAAAGAAGATGAAGTGGAGCTAGAGAATGAAGCTTTAAAGCTTAGGTCAATGATACTTTATTTTGCGAAAGCGAAAAGGGATCATAAACAAAAAGGGTTGATATATGTGGACATCAACATTGTAAGTCAAAGAAAGAGTCTCTTGTTGACACGAGGCTTCAGACTTATCCATATTAGAGAAATCCATAAGTAAAATTGGCCTCTCGGTTAACAAATCGACTAAGAAGATCCAGACAGTTAACTCCAAAGAAGTCTTAATTGTGGAAGTAACACAATGAGTTGAGCTACAAATCAATGAgtaaaaaggtaaggaaaacttAGAGGTAATTCACTTAGATGATTACGACTTTGTTATTGACTTGAATTTCATTGACTGAATTAATTcttttttagtttcttttgtCGATAGCATATTATAAGTGTTTGAGAACTTTGAATGAAAtctaaattggtatgaaatgtgaatttgatttGGATATTGAATTATGTTACCAatgatggcacattggttaggcacttaggttagATGATTTTTTACATGTTTTGGCCTTGTTTAAGTGTGT carries:
- the LOC107894988 gene encoding transcription factor BIM2 isoform X1 — translated: MRTGKGSQEEEEYDEEEFGSKKGGFSSNQNMSFNPNNNSTTNKDGKNNDKANAIRSKHSVTEQRRRSKINERFQRLRDLIPNTDQKRDTASFLLEVIEYVQYLQEKVQKYEDSYQGWSSEPAKLMPWRNSHWHVQSLVGHPQAIKKGSGPGATFARKLDENNTNINPTVITSLPNAVETDPIRYVTSKTMDCQTELANSGTHLPIQGENVLVHPLQRPVSETQSTECLVGNDIPINQQEDLTIEGGTISISSVYSQGLLSALAQALQCLGLDLSQANMLVQIDLGKHANRGLSAKEPHNSPHQAMTHLRDVSSGEDSDHAQKRLKK
- the LOC107894988 gene encoding transcription factor BIM2 isoform X2, which produces MRTGKGSQEEEEYDEEEFGSKKGGFSSNQNMSFNPNNNSTTNKDGKNNDKANAIRSKHSVTEQRRRSKINERFQRLRDLIPNTDQKRDTASFLLEEKVQKYEDSYQGWSSEPAKLMPWRNSHWHVQSLVGHPQAIKKGSGPGATFARKLDENNTNINPTVITSLPNAVETDPIRYVTSKTMDCQTELANSGTHLPIQGENVLVHPLQRPVSETQSTECLVGNDIPINQQEDLTIEGGTISISSVYSQGLLSALAQALQCLGLDLSQANMLVQIDLGKHANRGLSAKEPHNSPHQAMTHLRDVSSGEDSDHAQKRLKK